GCAACTGGCTGCTGTTCGGCGAGCGCAACCAGACCCACGACTTCTATTGCCGCGATGAACTCCAGGGCTGGCTGGCCCGGGGCGAACTGCAGCGGCTGGACCTGGCCTTCTCCCGCGATCAGGCCGGGAAGGTCTATGTGCAGGACCGCCTGCGCGAGGCCGCCGCCGAACTGCGCGACTGGCTGGACCAGGGCGCGGTGATCCATGTCTGCGGCAGCCTGCAAGGCATGGCCGAAGGGGTGGACCGCGTGCTGCGGGACCTCCTCGGCGACGACGCCGTAGAGCAGCTGGGCGACGAGGGCCGCTACCGCCGCGACGTCTACTGACGCGCCCCGCACCGCGTCCCTGTAGGAGCGAGCTTGCTCGCGAAGACCCCGGCGCCGTTCGCCGGCGAGCCGGCTCCTACGATGTGGGATCTTGCACGGTGCTCCCGTGGGAGCGGGCTTGCCCGCGAAGCGTTCCGTGCCGTTCGCCGGCGAGCCGGCTCCTACGATGTGGGACCTTGCGCGGTGTTCCCGTGGGAGCGGGCTTGCCCGCGAAGCGTTCGGTGCCGTTCGCCGGCGAGCCGGCTCCTACGACGGCAGGCCCGGCGTCGCCCGGTAGGAACGGGCTTGCCCGCGAAACTCGCTCAGGCGGGGATGGAGAGCCATAATCCGCTCCATGAACAGACGAATCCTACTCAACTGCGACATGGGCGAAAGCTTCGGTGCCTGGCGCATGGGCGATGACGAGCACGCCATGCCGCTGGTGGACCAGGCCAACCTCGCCTGTGGCTTCCATGCGGGCGACCCCCTCACCATGCAGCGCACGGTGATGCTGGCGGTGCGCAACGACGTGCGCATCGGCGCCCATCCCGCCTACCCCGACCTGGCCGGTTTCGGTCGGCGTCACCTGGCCTGTTCGCCGGAGGAGGTGCGTGCCCAGGTGCTCTATCAGATCGGCGCCCTGGAGGCCTTCTGCCGGTCGCTGGGGACCCAGGTGGCCTATGTGAAGCCCCATGGCGCGCTCTACAACGACCTGGTCCGTGACGATGCGCTGCTGGCGGCGGTGCTGGATGCCTGCGCCAGCTACCGCAAGGGGTTGCCGCTGATGGTGCTGGCGCTGGCCGACAACAGTCGCGAGCTGGAACTGGCGGACGCGGCCGATGTGCCGCTGATGTTCGAGGCCTTCGCCGACCGCGCCTACCTGTCCGATGGCCAGTTGGCGCCCCGTCGCCTGCCCGGCGCGGTGCACCAGGATCCGCAGCGCATCCTCGATCAGGCCCTGGCCATCGCCACCGGCGAACCCTTCCCCGACATCGACGGCAAGCCGTTGCGGTTGTCGGCGGACAGCCTCTGCGTGCATGGCGACAACCCGGAATCCCTGGCGGTGCTGCGCCGCTTGAGGGGCAAGCTGGACACCCTATGATCCGAATCGAGCCCGCCGGTGCCGAGGCCCTGCTGCTGGTGCTGGCCGAAGCACCGGACGACCGGCTGCCGCTGCGCATCGCCCAGTTGGCCGAGCGCCTGAGGGCTCACTGCGGGCCTTTGCTGCGGGACCTGGTGCCGGGCTGGACCACCTTGCTGCTGCACTACGACCTGATGCGGACCGATCACCAGGCGCTGGCCCGGCTGATCGAGCCGCTCCTGGAGGCGTGGCTGGTGGAACCGGTGGCCGCCGGTGCTGGCCGGCTGCACCGGATCCCCGTCTGGTACTGCGGCGAGGACCTGCCCTGGGTCGCCGACGCCTGCGGCATCTCCGTGGAGGCGGTGGTGGACCTGCATTGCAGCGTCGAGTACCGGGTGGGCGCCATCGGCTTTTCCCCGGGGTTCGCCTACCTGGGCGGGCTCGATCCCCGCCTGGCACTCCCTCGGCGCTCCAGTCCCCGGGTTCATGTCCCGGCCGGCAGCCTGGCGATCGCCGAGCGGCAGACGGCGATTTATCCACAGGCCTCGCCCGGCGGCTGGCATCTGCTGGGACGCTGTCCCTGGACACTGTTCGACGCCCATCGCGAATCCCCCAGCCTGATGGCCTTGGGCGACCGGGTCCGTTTCCAGCCCATCGACGAGGCCGCTTTTCGCGCGGAAGGGGGCGAGACGTGAGCCTGCTCGAGGTGATCCGGCCAGGTCCGCTGTCCCTGTTGCAGGACGCCGGGCGGTACGGCTGGCAGCACCTGGGCGTGTCCCCGGCCGGTCCCATGGATCCGCTGGCGGCCGCCTGGGCCAATCGCCTGCTGGGCAATCCCCGTGGGTGCGCGGTACTGGAGATCGCCTTGGGCGATGTCGAACTGGAGGCCCGGTCGGCGCTTTGGGTGGCCTTCACCGGTGCCGAGATGCCACTCAGCGTGGACGGCTCGCCACGGCTGAACGGGTCGCGCTTTCGCCTGGAGGCCGGGCAGCGCTTGCGGATCGGATTCGCCCGCAGCGGACAGCGCGGGTACCTGGCGCTGGTGGGCGGTATCCGGGCCGAGCCGGTGCTGGGTAGCGTGGCCTGCCAGATGCGCGAGTGCCTGGGCGGCCTGGACGGAAGCGGCGCACGCATCGGTGCGGGCGACCTGCTGGCGGGCGAGGCCGGGGACTTCCCCTGGGGCGCCAGCGTGCCCTGGCCCTGGCAGCCGGACTACCGCGCGGCGCAGGTGCTGCGGGTGGTGATCGGCGGCGATGCCGCCGCGTTCGAGGAGGCCGAGGCCCGAGCGTTCTTCGAGCGGGCCTGGCAGTTGAGTCCAGTTTCCGACCGCATGGGCGCGCGACTGCAGGGCCCGCCCATCGCGGCGCCCAGGCGACAGTGGTCGCAGGGCGTGGTCGGCGGCGCCATCCAGGTGCCGCCGGACGGCCAGCCCATCATCCTCATGGCCGACCGCCAGACCATGGGTGGCTATCCCGTACTCGGCTGGGTGCATCCGCTGGACCTGGGACGCCTGGCCCAGTGCCCGGCGAATCAGTGGCTGCGCTTCACCGTCATGAGCCTGGAGGACGCCCAGGACGAATTGCGGGCCTTCTATCGTTTCTTCGACGGCCGGGCCTAGTCGGTAGCCCGGATTTCACCCGGCCGGGGATCTCCAGCCTGTGGCGAACTAGTCGCTGATGGTCTCGACGTTGTGGCAGGCCACCTGGCGGGCGTCCAGCAGGCGCAGCTCCGGTACGTCCACGCGGCAGCGTTCGGTGGCGTAGGGGCAGCGCTTGTGGAAGGCGCAACCGCTGGGCGGGTCCAGGGGGTTGGGCAGCTCGCCGGCGATCTTGATCTTGGGCCTGGCCGGATCCGGGTGAATCGCCGGCGTGGCCGAGAGCAAGGCGCGGGTATAGGGGTGCAGCGGACGCTCGTAGATGCGTTCGCCGGGCCCCATTTCCACTGGCCGGCCGAGGTACATCACCAGCACATCGTTGGCCACGTGGCGCACCACGGCCAGGTTGTGGGAGATGAACACGTAGCCGGTGTCGTAGCGCTCCTGCAGGTCCATGAAGAGGTTCAGCACCTGGGCCTGGATCGACACGTCCAGGGCCGAGGTGGGTTCGTCCGCCACCAGCACCTTGGGGGTGAGCATCATGGCCCGGGCCAGGGCGATGCGCTGGCGCTGGCCGCCGGAGAACATGTGCGGGTAGCGCTGGTAGTGCTCGGGGCGCAGGCCCACCTGCTGCATCATCGCCTGCACCCGTTCGCGGCGCTCGCTGCGGGACAGGCCGGTGTTGATCAGCAGCGGCTCGGCCAACTGGTCGCCCACCTTCTGCCGTGGGTTGAGGGAGGCGTAGGGGTTCTGGAAGACCATCTGCACATCGCGGCGCAGCTGCTTGCGTTCATCCTTGCTGGCGCCGGCCACCTCGCGCCCGGCGATCTGCAGGGAACCGGAGGAGGGCTCCTCGATCAGGGTCAGGGCGCGGGCCAGGGTGGATTTGCCGCAGCCGGATTCGCCGACCACGGCCAGGGTGCGGCCGGCCTCGAGCTCGAAGGACACGCCATTGAGGGCGCGGACCAGGGCGCTGGGCTTGAACAGGCCACGGGAGACTTCGTAGTGGCGGTGCAGGTCTCGGGCGGTCAGTACGGCACTCATCGCGCCACCTCGATCAGGTTAAGGGGGTAGAAGCAGCGCACGGCGCCGTGGGCATGGGTGTCCAGGCGCGGGCGCTGGGCGACGCAGTTCGACTGGACGTAGGGGCAGCGCGGTGAAAGCAGGCAGCCCTGGGGCCGGTCGTAGCGGCCGGGAACGATGCCCGGCAGGGTGGACAGTCGCCGCGCGCCCAGGCTGTGCTCGGGGATGGCCTTGAGCAGGGCTTCGGTATAGGGGTGGGTCGGGGCGTTGAACAGTCGTGGCACCTGGCCGATCTCCACCGCCTGCCCGGCATACATCACGCAGACGCGGTTGGCGGTTTCGGCGACCACGGCCAGGTCGTGGGTGATCAGCACCAGGCCCATGCCCTGGTCCCGCTGCAGGTCCAGCAGCAGGTCCATGATCTGCGCCTGGATGGTCACGTCCAGGGCGGTGGTGGGTTCGTCGGCGATCAGCAGCTTGGGTTCGGCAGCGATGGCCATGGCGATGGCGACCCGCTGGCTCATGCCCCCGGAGAGTTGGTGGGGGTAGGCGTCAAGGCGACTGGCGGCGCCGGGGATCTCCACCCGCTCCAGCAGTTCCAGGGCGCGCTGGCGGGCGGCCCGGCCCTTGAGGCCCAGGTGCTGGCGCAGCACTTCCTCGATCTGGAAACCCACGGTGTAGCTGGGGTTGAGGGCGGTCATCGGGTCCTGGAAGACCATGGCCAGGTCCTTGCCGACGATGTGCCGGCGCTGGCGGCCCTTGAGGGTGAGCATGTCGTGGCCATCGAAGCGCAGGCTGTCGGCGCTGATGCGTCCCGGCGGGTCGATCAGGCCCATCAGGGCCATCATGGTCACCGACTTGCCGGAGCCGGACTCGCCGACAATGGCGAGCACTTCGCCCTTGTCCACGTTGAGGTCGAGGCCGTCCACCACCGGGACGGCATCGGCGTCGCCGAAGCGCACGGAGAGGTTCCTGATTTCGAGGAGGCTCATGCGGAGGTCTCCAGGCAGTACGCAATGCCTGGACGCGGCATTGCAGGGGCGAGCTCGCTCGCGAAGGGGGACCGCAGGTTCGCCAGCGAGCTGGCTCCTGCGAAGATTTCACGATTCATGGCGGACTCCTCAGACGGCGTTCTTGAGCTTCGGGTCCAGCGCGTCGCGCAGGCCGTCGCCCATCAGGTTGATCGCCAGAACGCTGAGCAGGATGGTCAGGCCGGGCAGCGAGACCACCCACCAGGCGCGTTCGATGTAGTCGCGCGCGGAGGCCAGCATGGTGCCCCACTCGGGAGTGGGGGGCTGCACGCCCAGGCCGAGGAAGCCCAGGGCGGCGGCGTCGAGGATGGCCGAGGAGAAGCTCAGGGTGGCCTGGACGATCAGCGGCGCCATGCAGTTGGGCAGCACGGTGACGAACATCAGGCGCAGCAGGCCGGCACCGGCCAGGCGCGAGGCGGTGACGTAGTCGCGGTTCAGCTCGCCCATCACCGAGGCGCGGGTCAGGCGCACGTAGGAGGGCAGGGAGACGATGGCGATGGCGATCACGGTGTTGATCAGGCCCGGGCCGAGGATGGCGACGATGGCCACCGCCAGCAGCAGCGACGGCAGGGCCAGCATGATGTCCATCAGGCGCATGATCGAGGGCCCCAGCAGGCGCGGGAAAAAGCCCGCCACCAGGCCCAGGAGGATGCCGGGGATCAGCGACATCAGCACCGAGGCCAGGCCGATCATCAGGGACAGGCGTGCGCCGTGGATCAGGCGCGAGAGCAGGTCGCGGCCCAGTTCGTCGGTACCCAGCAGGAACCGGGCCTGGCCGCCTTCCAGCCACACCGGCGGGGTGAGCAGGAAGTCGCGGAACTGTTCGCTCGGGTCGTGGGGGGCGACCCAGGGGGCGAAGAGGGCGCAGAAGACGATGAGGATCATGAAGGCGAGGCCGCCGACCGCGCCCTTGTTGTGGGCGAAGGCCTTCCAGAACTCCCTGAGGGGCGAGGGGTAGAGGATGCTCGGGTCAGTGGCCGGGATGTTTGAAGCTGTGTTCATTTAGCACTCCAGAGAACCTGTCCAGGGTCGTCAACGCTGGTGGCGGATGCGTGGGTTGACCAGGCCATAGAGGATGTCCACGACGAAGTTCACCAGGATCACCAGGCAGGCGATCAGCAGGATGCCGTTCTGCACCACCGGATAGTCGCGAGCGCCGATGGCTTCGATCAGCCATTTGCCGATGCCCGGCCAGGAGAAGATGGTTTCGGTCAGCACGGCGCCGGCCAGCAGGGTGCCCACTTGCAGGCCGAACACCGTGAGCACCGGGATCAGCGCGTTGCGCAGGCCGTGGACGAAGACCACCCGGGCCGGCGACAGCCCCTTGGCGCGGGCGGTGCGGACGTAGTCCTCGCGCAGCACTTCGAGCATGGCCGAGCGGGTCATCCGGGCGATCACCGCCAACGGGATGGTGCCCAGCACCACGGCGGGCAGGATCAGGTGGCGCAAGGCGTCGTTGAAGGCGCCTTCCTCATCGGAGAGCAGGGTGTCGATGAGCATGAAGCCGGTCCTGGGCTCGATGTCGTAGAGCAGGTCTATCCGTCCCGAGACCGGGGTCCAGCCAAGCCCCACCGAGAAGAACATGATCAGCAGCAGGCCCCACCAGAAGATCGGCATGGAGTAGCCCGCGAGGGAAATGCCCATCACGCCGTGGTCGAACAGCGAGCCGCGCTTCAGGGCGGCGATGACGCCGGCCAGCACGCCCAGGGTGCCGGAGAAGATCAGCGCGGCAATGGCCAGTTCCAGGGTGGCGGGGAACAGCGTGAGGAATTCGTTCCATACGCCTTCCCGGGTGCGCAGGGATTCGCCCAGGTCGCCCTGGGCCAGCTTGCCGATGTAGTCCAGGTACTGGGCCGGTAGGGGTTTGTTGAGGCCCAGGCGCTCCATGGCCTGGGCATGCATTTCCGGGTCGACCCGGCGCTCGCCCATCATCACTTCCACCGGGTCGCCGGGGATCAGGCGGATCAGGGCGAAGGTGAGCAGGGTGACGCCGAAGAAGGTGGGGATCAGAAGTCCCAGTCGACGTGCGATGAAACTCAGCATTTGGGCTAGTCACTCCTCGTTCTTGTCATGCCGGCCAGCGGGCCGGCCGTCCCCAGCAGTGTAGGCCGCATGGGGCTTGGCGCCGGTTCGAGGGTGAGTCGGCGGCGCCAGGGTGGCGTTGAGGCAGGTGGGTTCAGCCTCGGCCGGTCTGTCGCCAGCCTGAGGAGGTCGAAGGGCCGCCGTACGGCCCTGTCGCTCAGGGCTCGTTCCTGACGCCGTAGAAGCTGTTGCGGCCGAAAGGGCTGATCAGGAAATCCTTCACGCTGGCGCGCATCGGCTGGTAGACGGTGGAGTGGGCGATCGGGGTGATCGGCACCTGCTCCTTCAGGACGTGCTGGGCCTGCTTGTACAGCTCGGTGCGCCGGGCCGTGTCCGAGGTGCTCTTGGCGGCCTTCACCAGCTTGTCGTAGTTGGCGTCGCACCATTTGGAGAAGTTGTTGCCGTCCACCGCGTCGCAACCGTAGAGGGTGCCCAGCCAGTTGTCCGGGTCGCCGTTGTCGCCGGTCCAGCCGATCAGCATGGCGTCGTGCTCGCCATTGTGGGCGCGCTTGATGTACTCGCCCCATTCGTAGGTGACGATCCTGGCCTTGATGCCGACCTTGGCCCAGTCCGCCTGGAGCATCTCGGCCATCAGCTTGGCGTTGGGGTTGTAGGCGCGCTGCACGGGCATGGCCCAGAGGCTGATCTCGGTGCCCTCGGCCACGCCGGCGGCCTTGAGCAGGGCCTTGGCCTTCTCCGGGTCGTAGCCGGCGTCCTTGATGGTCTCGTCGTAGGACCACTGGGTCGGCGGCATGCCGTTGACGGCGAGCTGGCCGGCGCCCTGGTAGACGGCGTCGATGATGGCCTGCTTGTTCACCGCCATGTCCAGGGCCTGGCGCACTTCGAGCTTGTCGAAGGGCGCGCGGGTGACGTTGTAGGCGATGTAGCCGAGGTTGAAGCCCGGCTCGCTGGGCACCACCAGCCTGGGGTCGGCCTTCAGCGAGGCGAGGTCGGCGGGGCGCGGGTTCAGGGTGATCTGGCACTCGCCGGCCTTGAGCTTCTGCGCGCGCACCGAAGCGTCGGTGTTGATGGCGAAGATCAGGTTGTCGATCTTCACGTCCTCGGGCTTCCAGTAGTCCTTGTTGCCGGTGAAGCGGATCTGTGCGTCCTTCTGGTAGCGCTTGAGCACGAAGGGACCGGTGCCGATGGGCTTCTGGTTGATGTCGGCGGCCTTGCCGGCCTCGAGCAGCTGGTCGGCGTACTCGGCGGACTGGATGGCGGCGAAGTTCATCGCCAGGTTCTGGATGAAGGCCGCGTCCACCTGGTTGAGGGTGAAGGCCACGGTCAGGTCATCGAGCTTTTCCACCTTGGCGATGTTCGCGTCCAGGCCCATGTCGGTGAAGTAGGGGAACTCGGTGGGGTACGCCTTGCGGAAGGGGTGCTCCTTGTCGAGCATGCGCTGGAAGGTGAAGACCACGTCATCGGCATTGAAGTCGCGGCTCGGCTTGAAGTACGCGGTGGTGTGGAACTTCACGCCGGGGCGCAGGTGGAAGACGTAGCGCTTGCCGTCCTCGCTGATGTCCCAGGAGCGGGCCAGGGCGGGTTCCACCTGGGTGCTGCCGCGTTTGAACTGGGCCAGCCGGTTGAAGAGGGTTTCCGAGGTGGCGTCGAAATCGGTGCCGGTGGTGTATTGGCCCGGGTCGAAGCCGGCGGGGCTGCCCTCGGAGCAGAAGACCAGATTGTTGGCGGCGACGCTGACGCTGGAGCCGAGGATCATGCCGGCGGCGAGCAGGGCCTGGAGCGGGGATTTCTGACGCATGCGAACCTCGTTGTTCTTTTTCTGAGGATGGCAGCCAGGTCCGGTGCGGTATCTCGCGGGAGACGAGGCTCCGGCCTGATGCGGGCGGCTTCGTGGGCCGTCCCGTTGCCCGTCTGTCACGCCACCCTTGGATCCTGTGCATCGGTGGCGGAGGTTCATCGCGGAGACAGTTCGCCTCGGCGATGGACCGTGGCGGAACTTAAGTGATGCTGAAATTAAGGTCAACTTAAATTCAGTGGGGCTTACTTATCGACACCCGTGGGTCAAGGCGTGGGGTGGTCGTCGAAAAGTCCCATGGTGGTCACGGTGAGCACTTCTGCGACGTCATTGCCGGAGTTGGCGAGGAAATGCGGCTTTCCGGCGTCGAAATGCACCGAATCACCTGGCCCGAGCGGGTAGTTGCGGCCCTCGATGGTGTAGGTGATCTGCCCGGAGAGCACATAGGCGAACTCGGCACCTTCATGGGAAATGAGTTCGGACTGGTAGCCCGCCGGCATGCTCATCTTCACGGCGTTGATCAGGTTGCCGGGGAAGTTGCTGGACAGGCGCTCGTAGGCCAGGGGCTGGCCGCCGATGGTGTAGCGCACCCGCTGGCCCTGGTGGGAGTCCGGTTCGGGCTGCGGCGGCTGGTCGAACAGGGTGTTCAGCGGCACGCCCAGGGACTTGGCGATACTGGCCAGCGACGAGATGGACACGCCGGTGAGGTTGCGTTCCGCCTGGGACAGGAAGCTGGCGGTGAGGCCCGATTCGGCGGCGACTTGGTTCAGGGTCTTGTTGGCGGCGCGGCGATAGCGGCGCAGACGCTCCCCGATGCGATCTACGGTCATTGGCGAGGCTCTTGTTCTGAAGGCGGTCAGTATAGCGGGCGTCGCATCGTAGGAAAGAGCTGTCGCACTATTGAAATTAAGTGCTACTGAAAATTTACTTTGACGGTAATTTAAGTAGAACTTAAATTTTGCCCGTCGAATTTTCACTCGGGAGCACAAGATGACGATCGGCGTGGGGGGCAAGACCCCGGAGCAGGCCCTGGCAGAACTGGCCGACATGACCACGGGTATGGCGCCCATCGCCTTGGGCGAATACCAGGCGCGCATCGCTCGGGCCCAGGCACTGATGCGGGAGCAGGGCATCGCCGCGCTCTATCTGAACGCCGGCAGCAACCTGCGTTACTTCACCGGTGTGAAGTGGAACCCCAGCGAGCGCCTGGTGGGGGCGTTGCTGCCTGCGGAGGGTGAGCTGGCCTACCTTGCACCGGCCTTCGAGGAGGGGACCATCCGCGACTTTCGGGTGGTGGAGGGCCTTATCCACAGCTGGCAGGAGCATGAGAGCCCTTATCGCCTTCTGCTGGACCAGCTGCATGAGCTGGGTGTGAGTGCCGGCCAGCGAGTGGGACTCTGTCCGTCCCTGGCCTTCTTCATGTTCGACGGTATCCGCCGGCTGGGCGACGGGTTCGACTTCGTCGACGCCTCCACCGTGATCGATCGCTGCCGATTCCAGAAGTCCGCCGCCGAGCTGGCGCTGATGCAACGGGCGAAGGACATGACCCTGGAAGTCCACAAGGCGGCGGCCAGCATCCTGCGCGAAGGCATCAGTACCACGGAGGTGGCCGAGTTCATCCATCAGGCCCACCGCCAGGTCGGCGCGCCGGGGTCGACCTTCTGCATCGTGCTGTTCGGCGCGGCCAGCGCTTTCCCCCATGGCGTGAAGCATGCGCAGCGGTTGAAGGAGGGCGACATGGTGCTGATCGACACGGGTTGCCAGCTCCATGGCTACCAGTCGGATATCACCCGCAGCTACGTGTTCGGCCAACCCAATGAACGCCAGCGTGCGTTCTGGAACCTTGAGAAGGCGGCCCAGCAGGCGGCTTTCGACGCGGCGCGGCTGGGGGCGCCATGCGGTTCGGTGGACGCCGCCGCTCGACGCTGCCTGGAGGCCGGCGGGTTGGGCCCGGACTACCGGTT
This genomic window from Pseudomonas furukawaii contains:
- a CDS encoding 5-oxoprolinase subunit PxpA, with protein sequence MNRRILLNCDMGESFGAWRMGDDEHAMPLVDQANLACGFHAGDPLTMQRTVMLAVRNDVRIGAHPAYPDLAGFGRRHLACSPEEVRAQVLYQIGALEAFCRSLGTQVAYVKPHGALYNDLVRDDALLAAVLDACASYRKGLPLMVLALADNSRELELADAADVPLMFEAFADRAYLSDGQLAPRRLPGAVHQDPQRILDQALAIATGEPFPDIDGKPLRLSADSLCVHGDNPESLAVLRRLRGKLDTL
- the pxpB gene encoding 5-oxoprolinase subunit PxpB; protein product: MIRIEPAGAEALLLVLAEAPDDRLPLRIAQLAERLRAHCGPLLRDLVPGWTTLLLHYDLMRTDHQALARLIEPLLEAWLVEPVAAGAGRLHRIPVWYCGEDLPWVADACGISVEAVVDLHCSVEYRVGAIGFSPGFAYLGGLDPRLALPRRSSPRVHVPAGSLAIAERQTAIYPQASPGGWHLLGRCPWTLFDAHRESPSLMALGDRVRFQPIDEAAFRAEGGET
- a CDS encoding 5-oxoprolinase subunit C family protein, which codes for MSLLEVIRPGPLSLLQDAGRYGWQHLGVSPAGPMDPLAAAWANRLLGNPRGCAVLEIALGDVELEARSALWVAFTGAEMPLSVDGSPRLNGSRFRLEAGQRLRIGFARSGQRGYLALVGGIRAEPVLGSVACQMRECLGGLDGSGARIGAGDLLAGEAGDFPWGASVPWPWQPDYRAAQVLRVVIGGDAAAFEEAEARAFFERAWQLSPVSDRMGARLQGPPIAAPRRQWSQGVVGGAIQVPPDGQPIILMADRQTMGGYPVLGWVHPLDLGRLAQCPANQWLRFTVMSLEDAQDELRAFYRFFDGRA
- a CDS encoding peptide ABC transporter ATP-binding protein → MSAVLTARDLHRHYEVSRGLFKPSALVRALNGVSFELEAGRTLAVVGESGCGKSTLARALTLIEEPSSGSLQIAGREVAGASKDERKQLRRDVQMVFQNPYASLNPRQKVGDQLAEPLLINTGLSRSERRERVQAMMQQVGLRPEHYQRYPHMFSGGQRQRIALARAMMLTPKVLVADEPTSALDVSIQAQVLNLFMDLQERYDTGYVFISHNLAVVRHVANDVLVMYLGRPVEMGPGERIYERPLHPYTRALLSATPAIHPDPARPKIKIAGELPNPLDPPSGCAFHKRCPYATERCRVDVPELRLLDARQVACHNVETISD
- a CDS encoding ABC transporter ATP-binding protein, with protein sequence MSLLEIRNLSVRFGDADAVPVVDGLDLNVDKGEVLAIVGESGSGKSVTMMALMGLIDPPGRISADSLRFDGHDMLTLKGRQRRHIVGKDLAMVFQDPMTALNPSYTVGFQIEEVLRQHLGLKGRAARQRALELLERVEIPGAASRLDAYPHQLSGGMSQRVAIAMAIAAEPKLLIADEPTTALDVTIQAQIMDLLLDLQRDQGMGLVLITHDLAVVAETANRVCVMYAGQAVEIGQVPRLFNAPTHPYTEALLKAIPEHSLGARRLSTLPGIVPGRYDRPQGCLLSPRCPYVQSNCVAQRPRLDTHAHGAVRCFYPLNLIEVAR
- a CDS encoding ABC transporter permease subunit, translating into MNTASNIPATDPSILYPSPLREFWKAFAHNKGAVGGLAFMILIVFCALFAPWVAPHDPSEQFRDFLLTPPVWLEGGQARFLLGTDELGRDLLSRLIHGARLSLMIGLASVLMSLIPGILLGLVAGFFPRLLGPSIMRLMDIMLALPSLLLAVAIVAILGPGLINTVIAIAIVSLPSYVRLTRASVMGELNRDYVTASRLAGAGLLRLMFVTVLPNCMAPLIVQATLSFSSAILDAAALGFLGLGVQPPTPEWGTMLASARDYIERAWWVVSLPGLTILLSVLAINLMGDGLRDALDPKLKNAV
- a CDS encoding ABC transporter permease subunit — protein: MLSFIARRLGLLIPTFFGVTLLTFALIRLIPGDPVEVMMGERRVDPEMHAQAMERLGLNKPLPAQYLDYIGKLAQGDLGESLRTREGVWNEFLTLFPATLELAIAALIFSGTLGVLAGVIAALKRGSLFDHGVMGISLAGYSMPIFWWGLLLIMFFSVGLGWTPVSGRIDLLYDIEPRTGFMLIDTLLSDEEGAFNDALRHLILPAVVLGTIPLAVIARMTRSAMLEVLREDYVRTARAKGLSPARVVFVHGLRNALIPVLTVFGLQVGTLLAGAVLTETIFSWPGIGKWLIEAIGARDYPVVQNGILLIACLVILVNFVVDILYGLVNPRIRHQR
- a CDS encoding ABC transporter substrate-binding protein, producing the protein MRQKSPLQALLAAGMILGSSVSVAANNLVFCSEGSPAGFDPGQYTTGTDFDATSETLFNRLAQFKRGSTQVEPALARSWDISEDGKRYVFHLRPGVKFHTTAYFKPSRDFNADDVVFTFQRMLDKEHPFRKAYPTEFPYFTDMGLDANIAKVEKLDDLTVAFTLNQVDAAFIQNLAMNFAAIQSAEYADQLLEAGKAADINQKPIGTGPFVLKRYQKDAQIRFTGNKDYWKPEDVKIDNLIFAINTDASVRAQKLKAGECQITLNPRPADLASLKADPRLVVPSEPGFNLGYIAYNVTRAPFDKLEVRQALDMAVNKQAIIDAVYQGAGQLAVNGMPPTQWSYDETIKDAGYDPEKAKALLKAAGVAEGTEISLWAMPVQRAYNPNAKLMAEMLQADWAKVGIKARIVTYEWGEYIKRAHNGEHDAMLIGWTGDNGDPDNWLGTLYGCDAVDGNNFSKWCDANYDKLVKAAKSTSDTARRTELYKQAQHVLKEQVPITPIAHSTVYQPMRASVKDFLISPFGRNSFYGVRNEP
- a CDS encoding cupin domain-containing protein: MTVDRIGERLRRYRRAANKTLNQVAAESGLTASFLSQAERNLTGVSISSLASIAKSLGVPLNTLFDQPPQPEPDSHQGQRVRYTIGGQPLAYERLSSNFPGNLINAVKMSMPAGYQSELISHEGAEFAYVLSGQITYTIEGRNYPLGPGDSVHFDAGKPHFLANSGNDVAEVLTVTTMGLFDDHPTP
- a CDS encoding M24 family metallopeptidase translates to MTIGVGGKTPEQALAELADMTTGMAPIALGEYQARIARAQALMREQGIAALYLNAGSNLRYFTGVKWNPSERLVGALLPAEGELAYLAPAFEEGTIRDFRVVEGLIHSWQEHESPYRLLLDQLHELGVSAGQRVGLCPSLAFFMFDGIRRLGDGFDFVDASTVIDRCRFQKSAAELALMQRAKDMTLEVHKAAASILREGISTTEVAEFIHQAHRQVGAPGSTFCIVLFGAASAFPHGVKHAQRLKEGDMVLIDTGCQLHGYQSDITRSYVFGQPNERQRAFWNLEKAAQQAAFDAARLGAPCGSVDAAARRCLEAGGLGPDYRLPGLPHRTGHGIGLDIHEGPYLVRGDETPLAEGMCFSNEPMICVPGEFGIRLEDHFYMTAEGPRWFTQPSHSIEDPFGLEA